The bacterium sequence TCGCCGCCCCGACCGCGTCGTGATCTTGCTCGACCCTGCCGGCGCGGTGGCGGCCGACCATACCCTCAGCATCGGGCCGGTGCAACGACTCCGGGTCCGATCCATCGCCGGTGTGCCGCCCCGCGCCGAGATTACCGTGTTCACCTCCGCGCCGGTGCGCGCCGCGGACTCGTTTGTCGACCACGGCGCGCTGGTGGTCACGCTGCGCACCCGATCCGGCCCAGCCTCGGCGGAGAGCCGGACGGCTTCGGGCCCGGGCACCGCGTTCCGGGAGGACACGGTCCCGCCGCGTGAGCCGCGCCAAACACAGCGGATCGCCGGCCGCATTCTGATTGCCCGCACCCTGACACTGGATGAGGGAACCGGCCGGCTGCTGGACTTGGAGCACGTGACACGCGTCGCCGTGAGCGATCCGCGGATCATCGGGGTCGTACCGCTCAGCGTTCGAGAAGTGCTTGTGAGCGGGCGGAGCGTGGGACGTGCCACCCTCTACGTTTGGGACGCTCGGGAGCGGCTGCTGTCGTACGCCGTCGAGGTGCGCGCCGCGAACGATCCGTTTCGTGATCTGCGGCGCGCGCTGGCAGCTTTACTGCCGACGGCAGCCATCACCGTCACGGAGGTGCGCGGCGGGCGCCCCGACGCCGCCGCGCCGGGGCCCGCGGGCGCGGCGCCCGGATACGCACCTCCGCCGCCTCCGCTTCCCCAGCCGGGCGAGCCTGTGCCGGCCGCCGCCCGATCCGGCGCTCAATCCGTGGTGTTGAGCGGAACTGTGGAGACGCAGGGTGACCGCGCCAAGGCCGAGGACGTAGCCCGCGCGTTCGTCTCGGGGGTCGTAAATCTCCTTACGGTGCGTCGGCCGGTCCAGGTAAATCTCCAGGTCCAGGTCGTCGAGCTCGATCGGACCGCCCAGAAGAGCCTCGGAATCGTGTGGGGCGGCGGTCAGCAGGTCCCCGGTGCGCCGCCGTCGCTCAACGGCGGCGTCTACAATCTCCAAATCCTTACCGCGCCCAGCCTCTCAGCCAGCGGACTCGATCTGTTGATCGCTCAGCTTGAAGCGCTCTCGCAGCGAGGAGAAGCGCGCCTCCTCGCCCGTCCCGCGCTTGTCGTGATGGCCGGCCGGACCGCCTCGCTGCTTCTGGGAGGCCAAGTGCCCGTCCCCGTGGCGGGCGCCAACGGCACCGTGACGGTGGAGTACAAGGATTTCGGCGTGATTCTCGCCGTGCGGCCGGACTACCAAGACGACGGGCGGCTGTTTCTGCAAGTCACGCCGGAAGTCAGCACGCTCGACTTCGCCGACGCCGTCCGAGTGAGCGGATTTGAGATCCCTGCGCTGCGCGTGCGGCGCGCTCAGACGATGGTTGCCCTGCGGCCCGGCGAGACGCTCGTGCTCGGCGGTCTCCTGCAGCGCGAAGACGCCGCCCAGGTCCAAAAGGTGCCCCTGCTGGCCGATCTTCCGGTCATCGGCGCGCTGTTCCGCTCCAGGTCGTTCCAGCGTCGAGAGAGCGACCTGCTGATCCTCGTCACCCCGCAGCTCGTCGATACACCGCAGACGCCATAATCGGAGGGTTCGCCATGTGGATGCACTCGCTGTGCTTGCTGCTCTCCCGCCACTGCCCGCCGTACCTGCGCGGCCGCGAACACGGCCAGGGCATGTTGGAGTACGCGATCATCGGAGGCATCGTGATCGTCGGCGCCATCGCGACGCTCGCGGCGCTGTCAGGAGCGCTCAACCAGATCTTCTCGAGGATCGCCGCGACGCTGTCGCAGTACTGAGCGCGATGGATCGGCTACCGGGCACCGGAGTGTTCCACCACACGGAGACGCAGCGCGGCTCGGCAGCGCTCGAATTCGCGCTGGTCCTGCCGTTTGTGCTGGCGTTGATCGGCGCGATCATCGACGGCGGTTGGGCCCTCCATCAGGCGGCGCTGGTCACGGCCGCCGCAGAAGCCGCCCAACGTACCGTGGCGCTGCAGGACACCGGCGCCGGACATTGCGCCGGAGGACCGCCGCTCACCTATGGCGACGCATCGACTGCCGCGGCGGCGACCGGCGCCCCGACGCTCGATCCCTCCCGCATGGCGGTCACGGTGCGCTATCTGGAACCCGCCTGCACCGGACGGATGCGGACGCTCGTGGTTGACGTGACCTACACTTTGCACGCGCTGACGCCGTGGTTTGCCGGTCTGCTGAACGGCCGCCGGCTGACGGCCGAGGCGGCGAGCGCCGTGGAGGAACTGCCGCCGCCCTGGTGGGGCTCGGCAGCGCAGGTCCAGGTGGATCAATCTCAAATCGCGGCGCAGCAGGCGCAGATCGACTCGCTGACGTCCGCGTATCAGGGTGTGCTTGCAGCGTACCACGCCGAGACGTCGTTCGCGTCGGCGCTCTCGCAAAGCGCGGCCTACTACTACGCGCGGTGGCTACAACTCGTCAACGGGGGAGGGTCCGATGGAACGCACGAGCGGTAGCGGAGTGATGCGTCTGGGACCGCTGGCGCGGCGCTTGCTCGCGCGACGCCGGCGGTGGCTCCGCTGGGCGGCCGTTGGCTTGGCGGCCTTGACTCTCCTGTCGGCGGTGGCGCAGCTTCGTCACCGGCCGGCGCCTCGACAGTCCGGCGCCATCCGAGTCCAGACCGCCGCGGCGCCGCGGGTCGTCGGCGTGGCCGATGTGGTCCCGCGGGACATGCGCGCCGTGAACGTGATCGTCCCGGCCGCCGCGACGTTCGACGGGCGACTCGCGCCCGGGTCGCGCGTGGACGTGCTGGCGGCGTTCGACCTCGGCCAGGATCGCGCGGTGCGGCGGGTCCTCGCGTCCGGCATCGTCCTGCACGTGACGCCACGCGCCGCTCCGGCTGCCGCGGTGCCGCCGTTGTCCGGCGATGGACGTTTCAGCGGGGCCGCAGTCGACGAAGTGGCGCTTGCCGTTCCGGCCGCGCGCGAGCAAGAGATCGTCATGGCGCAGGCCTTCGGCCGCGTCTTTCTCGCCGTCGAGCCCACCGACGCGTTGCGGTCGGCGTCGAACCCTTCGCGGCCGCGGCCCACACGCGGCGCAGCATCCGACGCGGCGCTGCTGCTGCGCCGGTACGTGGATCTTCCTCCGGCCGCCGCGTTTTCCGCGGTTCCCCCGAGATGGGCCGGCGCACCGCCGAGCCCGCCGCCGTTGTTCGGCTGGCCGGCTGCTTCGGGGACGGTCGCGCCCG is a genomic window containing:
- a CDS encoding pilus assembly protein N-terminal domain-containing protein, whose product is MRPGTAGLLAAVLAISGNPALATAAAGAGAVTGIIVERSEVDARIVIGVDRTFHYAIDRRPDRVVILLDPAGAVAADHTLSIGPVQRLRVRSIAGVPPRAEITVFTSAPVRAADSFVDHGALVVTLRTRSGPASAESRTASGPGTAFREDTVPPREPRQTQRIAGRILIARTLTLDEGTGRLLDLEHVTRVAVSDPRIIGVVPLSVREVLVSGRSVGRATLYVWDARERLLSYAVEVRAANDPFRDLRRALAALLPTAAITVTEVRGGRPDAAAPGPAGAAPGYAPPPPPLPQPGEPVPAAARSGAQSVVLSGTVETQGDRAKAEDVARAFVSGVVNLLTVRRPVQVNLQVQVVELDRTAQKSLGIVWGGGQQVPGAPPSLNGGVYNLQILTAPSLSASGLDLLIAQLEALSQRGEARLLARPALVVMAGRTASLLLGGQVPVPVAGANGTVTVEYKDFGVILAVRPDYQDDGRLFLQVTPEVSTLDFADAVRVSGFEIPALRVRRAQTMVALRPGETLVLGGLLQREDAAQVQKVPLLADLPVIGALFRSRSFQRRESDLLILVTPQLVDTPQTP
- a CDS encoding TadE family protein gives rise to the protein MDRLPGTGVFHHTETQRGSAALEFALVLPFVLALIGAIIDGGWALHQAALVTAAAEAAQRTVALQDTGAGHCAGGPPLTYGDASTAAAATGAPTLDPSRMAVTVRYLEPACTGRMRTLVVDVTYTLHALTPWFAGLLNGRRLTAEAASAVEELPPPWWGSAAQVQVDQSQIAAQQAQIDSLTSAYQGVLAAYHAETSFASALSQSAAYYYARWLQLVNGGGSDGTHER
- a CDS encoding RcpC/CpaB family pilus assembly protein; its protein translation is MERTSGSGVMRLGPLARRLLARRRRWLRWAAVGLAALTLLSAVAQLRHRPAPRQSGAIRVQTAAAPRVVGVADVVPRDMRAVNVIVPAAATFDGRLAPGSRVDVLAAFDLGQDRAVRRVLASGIVLHVTPRAAPAAAVPPLSGDGRFSGAAVDEVALAVPAAREQEIVMAQAFGRVFLAVEPTDALRSASNPSRPRPTRGAASDAALLLRRYVDLPPAAAFSAVPPRWAGAPPSPPPLFGWPAASGTVAPGHATWPSDPPRPSGQPSGIRRDDATVEVIEGTTRTTVEVSP